In Thalassotalea fonticola, a single genomic region encodes these proteins:
- a CDS encoding cytochrome c oxidase subunit 3 family protein — translation MSSIESNNSLAIFPRSWSEKEAGRVPGNIPIWVGILSELTEFGIFFTAYFIAKFNYPEVFASGPLSLNTTIGVINTVILLASSYFMAKAMSNIRRNDYKKCERYLWYTFICACMYLSFKSYEFYWNDLQGFSTKTSEFFTVYYYMTFNHFLHVGWAACAILWVIFRLRSGAYSAKEHSGLEALAVYWHMIDLMWILIFPLLYVLR, via the coding sequence ATGAGTTCAATAGAATCAAACAACTCTCTGGCTATATTTCCTCGTTCATGGAGTGAAAAAGAAGCGGGCAGAGTACCAGGCAATATTCCTATTTGGGTTGGCATACTCTCAGAATTAACCGAGTTTGGTATTTTCTTTACCGCCTATTTTATTGCAAAATTTAACTACCCTGAAGTCTTCGCTTCAGGACCATTAAGCTTAAACACGACAATAGGGGTTATTAACACCGTTATTTTGTTGGCCAGTAGTTATTTTATGGCGAAAGCGATGAGTAATATTCGCCGCAACGACTATAAAAAATGTGAACGCTACCTTTGGTATACCTTTATCTGCGCCTGTATGTATCTATCATTTAAAAGCTATGAGTTTTATTGGAACGATTTGCAAGGTTTCAGTACTAAAACCAGTGAATTTTTTACCGTTTATTATTACATGACGTTCAATCACTTTTTACACGTAGGTTGGGCCGCTTGTGCCATTTTGTGGGTGATCTTTAGATTGCGCAGTGGCGCTTATTCTGCAAAAGAGCATTCAGGATTAGAAGCATTGGCCGTTTATTGGCACATGATTGATTTAATGTGGATTTTAATCTTTCCACTGTTATACGTGTTGCGATAG